A DNA window from Desulfovibrio sp. contains the following coding sequences:
- a CDS encoding MFS transporter, whose translation MKTETTDPQQNGSLIYLLALAAGLAVANIYYNQPVLGLIAGELKGGDHVGLVATITQVGYTLGLLFLVPLCDTLNRKRLVLILCALLVVSAALAALAPGMAVLMAASTGMGVAATITQMVVPMAADLAREGERGKAVGIAFSGVLCGILLARVVSGAVGQWLGWREAFWLACAFAVLLSALLAWRLPDLPRKSSLPYGRLLVSMLQLLRDYRALRYASIIQACVFGAFCAFWSVLALYLQGPAYGLGASVAGSFGIVGLVGVLAAQAGGRLTDRFGVRCGVLIGALTSIAAFGIMSFSGMTALVLGVIVLDFGVSIAQVSNQSLILGLSESARGRVNTIYMTVFFLGGSLGSAAASQAWAAYRWPGVMLTGGAFALAGLIFHLLERRCTCPSARTPAQECC comes from the coding sequence ATGAAGACGGAAACCACAGACCCTCAGCAGAACGGGTCGCTCATATACCTGCTGGCTCTTGCCGCGGGGTTGGCCGTAGCCAACATTTACTATAATCAGCCTGTGCTGGGGCTGATCGCCGGGGAACTCAAGGGCGGCGACCATGTGGGCCTTGTGGCCACCATCACCCAGGTGGGCTACACCCTTGGGCTTCTGTTTCTCGTGCCGCTGTGCGACACGCTGAACAGAAAAAGGCTGGTTCTGATTCTCTGCGCACTATTGGTGGTTTCCGCAGCTCTTGCGGCTCTGGCGCCGGGCATGGCGGTTCTCATGGCGGCCTCGACTGGTATGGGGGTGGCCGCCACCATTACGCAGATGGTGGTTCCCATGGCCGCTGACCTTGCCAGGGAAGGCGAGCGAGGCAAGGCCGTCGGCATTGCCTTTAGCGGTGTTTTGTGCGGCATATTGCTGGCCCGTGTGGTGTCTGGCGCGGTGGGCCAGTGGCTGGGCTGGCGCGAGGCTTTCTGGCTGGCCTGCGCCTTTGCCGTGCTGCTGAGCGCGCTGCTTGCATGGCGCTTGCCTGATCTGCCGCGCAAATCGAGCCTGCCATACGGGCGGTTGCTGGTCTCCATGCTGCAACTTTTGCGGGATTACCGTGCGCTGCGCTATGCCTCCATTATTCAGGCTTGCGTGTTCGGAGCGTTCTGCGCCTTCTGGTCAGTGCTTGCGCTGTATCTGCAAGGCCCGGCTTACGGGCTTGGCGCAAGCGTGGCGGGTTCGTTCGGCATCGTTGGGCTGGTGGGCGTACTGGCAGCGCAGGCTGGGGGCAGGCTGACAGACCGCTTTGGCGTCAGGTGCGGCGTGTTGATCGGCGCGCTCACAAGCATCGCGGCTTTCGGCATCATGAGCTTCAGCGGCATGACAGCCCTTGTGCTCGGGGTTATTGTGCTTGATTTCGGCGTGTCCATTGCGCAGGTGTCCAATCAGTCGCTTATTCTGGGTTTGTCCGAGTCGGCGCGCGGCAGGGTGAACACCATTTACATGACGGTATTTTTTCTGGGCGGTTCGCTGGGTTCTGCTGCGGCCAGCCAAGCCTGGGCGGCATACCGCTGGCCCGGCGTCATGCTCACTGGCGGCGCTTTTGCCTTGGCGGGCCTGATTTTTCATCTGCTGGAAAGACGCTGCACCTGCCCCTCAGCGCGTACTCCCGCTCAGGAGTGCTGTTAA
- a CDS encoding polysaccharide deacetylase family protein, whose product MFSSVCSVLRLRRIFALSAGVFCILAGICAVLVEHPAVAAPATASSAPAPSWAPDAQDARKALRNDATPPAKREPSVMLPPLGADSVGTIRRVALADGAKVVALTFDLCELDTVTTGCDMDILGFLRAEHIPATLFMGGKWMRTHSRRVLQIMTEPQFEIANHAWSHGNFALLSPAGLRAQVLWTQAQYELLREEALRDAKAQGRPEPAIQPVPTLFRLPYGRCNDQSLQALAKLGMQVVQWDVVAESGADNTNIEHARREAHLVASQVKPGSILLFHANLVPKGSAQLLRETVAELRRRGYNFVSVSTLLGMGVPQRTMNGYFTSPGDNKALDSKFGVDGSGRHTPFNGE is encoded by the coding sequence ATGTTCAGCTCAGTCTGCTCGGTTTTGCGGTTGCGGCGTATTTTTGCCCTTTCGGCTGGCGTGTTTTGCATTTTAGCGGGCATATGCGCTGTCTTGGTGGAGCACCCCGCAGTTGCTGCCCCGGCTACTGCTTCGTCTGCTCCGGCCCCCTCCTGGGCGCCCGATGCGCAGGATGCCCGCAAGGCTTTGCGCAACGACGCAACCCCGCCCGCCAAACGCGAACCTTCAGTGATGCTTCCACCGCTCGGGGCCGATTCGGTGGGCACAATCCGGCGGGTTGCGCTGGCAGATGGGGCCAAGGTGGTTGCCCTTACCTTTGATCTTTGCGAGCTGGATACAGTCACCACCGGCTGCGATATGGATATTCTCGGTTTTTTGCGGGCCGAGCATATCCCGGCCACGCTCTTTATGGGCGGCAAGTGGATGCGTACCCATTCTCGCCGTGTACTGCAAATCATGACCGAGCCGCAGTTTGAAATAGCCAATCATGCGTGGTCCCACGGCAATTTTGCCCTGCTTTCCCCGGCTGGCCTGCGCGCCCAGGTTTTGTGGACGCAGGCTCAGTATGAGCTGCTGCGCGAGGAGGCCTTGCGCGATGCCAAGGCGCAGGGCCGTCCGGAGCCTGCCATTCAGCCTGTGCCCACGCTGTTTCGCTTGCCCTATGGGCGTTGCAACGACCAGTCTTTGCAGGCGCTGGCAAAGCTGGGCATGCAGGTGGTGCAATGGGATGTGGTGGCGGAATCCGGCGCGGATAATACCAATATCGAGCATGCGCGGCGCGAGGCCCATCTGGTTGCCTCACAGGTCAAACCGGGCTCCATCCTGCTGTTCCACGCCAATCTGGTGCCCAAGGGCTCGGCGCAACTGTTGCGCGAGACTGTGGCGGAACTGCGCCGCAGAGGCTACAATTTCGTTTCTGTGAGTACCCTGCTGGGCATGGGGGTTCCGCAGCGCACCATGAACGGCTATTTTACATCGCCGGGCGACAACAAGGCGCTGGACAGCAAATTCGGTGTTGACGGCTCTGGGCGGCATACGCCCTTTAACGGCGAGTAG
- a CDS encoding HD-GYP domain-containing protein, protein MSHIKIPVSTLRPGMYIVDPGISWLKAPLLYMQEGILASDDEINGIILQGFAEAYYDPERSRDENSAAPQPNTPLAIELQAANRIYEDAYENVKNFLESARGGALDLTFARPLVGDIIKSLSRNVDALVTLSLLKKTDEYTYAHSVNVTIFAVAFANFLGMPDDRLHNVGLAGLLHDYGKALIPNEILTAPRSLTFQEFEVMRSHVLLGVEKIKQFSSVEQEAIEGIAQHHEKHNGTGYPNRLSGKQIGVFGRILSLSDVYDALSSKRVYKGALAPNKALGMMYKMRGQAWAPGYVERFIKMVGIFPVGTAVELSNEHQGIVCRSNPNFPAQPCVLVARDPDGRAIQPQFVDLTRYIGLRITRSLSAAEAAHFDIPMLLGGPA, encoded by the coding sequence ATGTCCCACATCAAAATACCCGTTTCAACCCTACGCCCGGGGATGTATATTGTTGACCCCGGGATATCATGGCTGAAAGCCCCTCTGCTCTATATGCAGGAGGGAATTTTGGCGTCGGACGACGAGATCAACGGTATAATCCTCCAGGGATTTGCCGAAGCCTACTACGACCCGGAACGCTCACGCGACGAAAATTCCGCTGCTCCCCAGCCAAATACCCCCCTTGCCATAGAACTACAGGCCGCCAACAGAATTTATGAAGACGCCTACGAGAATGTGAAAAACTTTCTCGAATCCGCCAGAGGCGGCGCACTTGATCTTACCTTTGCGCGCCCGCTGGTGGGCGACATCATCAAAAGCCTTTCGCGCAACGTTGACGCGCTGGTGACGCTTTCTCTGCTCAAAAAAACAGACGAATACACCTATGCCCACAGCGTCAACGTGACCATTTTTGCCGTGGCCTTTGCCAATTTTCTGGGCATGCCCGATGACCGGCTGCACAATGTGGGGCTGGCCGGGTTGCTGCACGATTACGGCAAGGCGCTGATTCCCAACGAAATTCTCACCGCGCCCCGCTCCCTGACGTTTCAGGAATTTGAGGTCATGCGGTCGCATGTGCTGCTTGGTGTTGAAAAGATCAAACAGTTTTCGAGCGTTGAGCAGGAAGCCATTGAAGGCATTGCGCAGCACCACGAAAAGCATAACGGCACGGGCTACCCCAATCGGCTATCCGGCAAACAGATTGGCGTTTTTGGCCGTATCCTTTCGCTCAGCGACGTGTATGACGCGCTTTCGTCCAAGCGTGTTTACAAGGGCGCACTGGCCCCCAACAAGGCGCTGGGCATGATGTACAAAATGCGCGGTCAGGCCTGGGCCCCCGGCTATGTGGAACGCTTTATCAAGATGGTGGGCATTTTTCCCGTGGGTACTGCGGTGGAACTTTCAAACGAACACCAGGGTATTGTGTGCCGCTCCAACCCCAATTTTCCCGCGCAGCCCTGCGTTCTTGTGGCGCGCGACCCTGACGGACGCGCCATTCAACCGCAGTTTGTCGACCTCACGCGCTACATAGGCCTGCGTATCACACGCTCTCTATCTGCGGCCGAAGCGGCGCATTTTGATATTCCGATGTTGCTGGGCGGCCCGGCGTAG
- a CDS encoding glycosyltransferase yields MFPIPDGEQRNSSPFNASFCVDLHVHSRHSTCPSQWILQKIGCGESYTPPRKIYDIARARGMDYVTITDHDTIAGALEIAHLPQTFISEEISAYFPEDKCEIHVLAWDITETQHREITRLRGNIFELVPYLMGQGIAHACAHPLCAANNRLTLGHVEQLILLFSVFELNGARNNVQNDALRQIVKGLTPESTARMEEKHNVSALVAQPWRKSFVAGSDDHSSCNIARSSTVIEVTPAELGSSGHAPASALLRAVMAGGTTPRVIPATPLGFAHNLYAIGYQFYKNSTGLAQDINNSTVLRFAENMLTGKPDTRSRTIKTRVMSIGGFLLNCGRWVSRSEKSMQESILEAAGRAIAQSPELAVAADSVNVIVPQERMPRREALLARFVGDVAETVQLACANSVLSDVLKGNFFNVFKLVGAMGSLYAMLAPYGIGYSLFAQDKMFTRECLRRFLPRDARSGTAADRAAIAHFTDTYLEVNGVAKTLQSMLPLAREQGKKMDILTCVRPENVEGSHPGGLGPINFSPTGSFSIPEYPELTLHYPPALKIVQHCYENGYTLLHSATPGPMGLAALLTAKMLKLPIHATYHTAFPQYILELTGDPSLEEATWRYVYWYYNQMDVVFAPSAATMKELIAHGLPEEKIRLYPRGVDASRYTPAWRNSGRESAQGTRFLYVGRLSREKSVSRLVDAFRLVLGHIPGAQLTIVGDGPQAGELQAQAADMPVTFTGYLSGAALVQAYEEADIFVFPSTTDTYGKVVLEAQAAGLAVVVSGQGGPRENVVPDKSGIVVRQETAEAYASAMVALASDEAMLFAMKREARCYAESRSSQKAFAAQWKLIETLTPQACW; encoded by the coding sequence ATGTTCCCAATCCCAGACGGAGAGCAGAGAAATTCCAGCCCGTTCAATGCCTCGTTCTGCGTAGATCTGCACGTCCATTCCCGCCATTCAACCTGCCCCTCGCAGTGGATTTTGCAAAAGATCGGCTGCGGCGAAAGTTACACCCCTCCCCGCAAGATTTACGATATCGCCAGAGCCAGGGGCATGGACTACGTTACGATTACAGATCACGACACCATTGCTGGCGCGCTGGAAATCGCCCATTTGCCGCAGACCTTCATCAGCGAAGAAATTTCGGCCTACTTTCCTGAGGACAAGTGCGAAATTCATGTGCTCGCCTGGGATATCACGGAAACGCAGCACCGGGAGATAACGCGACTTCGGGGCAACATCTTTGAGCTTGTTCCCTACCTGATGGGGCAGGGCATTGCCCATGCCTGCGCGCACCCCCTGTGCGCGGCCAATAACCGGCTGACTCTGGGCCATGTGGAGCAGCTCATACTGCTGTTTTCAGTTTTTGAGCTCAACGGGGCGCGCAATAACGTGCAGAATGACGCGCTTCGCCAGATTGTGAAGGGCCTGACCCCGGAATCCACAGCCAGAATGGAAGAAAAACACAATGTTAGCGCACTTGTTGCCCAGCCCTGGCGCAAGAGTTTTGTGGCCGGGTCCGACGACCATTCCTCCTGCAATATCGCCAGAAGTTCCACGGTGATAGAAGTTACCCCCGCGGAACTTGGCAGCTCGGGCCATGCCCCGGCCTCGGCCTTGCTGCGGGCGGTCATGGCAGGGGGCACCACGCCCCGGGTCATACCTGCAACGCCGTTGGGTTTTGCCCATAATCTGTACGCCATCGGCTACCAGTTCTACAAAAATTCCACCGGCCTAGCACAGGATATCAACAACAGCACCGTGCTGCGCTTTGCCGAAAACATGCTCACGGGCAAGCCAGATACGCGCTCCCGCACCATCAAGACGCGCGTCATGTCCATTGGCGGATTTTTGCTGAACTGCGGCAGATGGGTGTCCCGCTCTGAAAAAAGCATGCAGGAAAGCATACTTGAGGCGGCTGGCAGGGCCATTGCCCAATCGCCGGAGCTTGCCGTGGCGGCGGACAGCGTCAACGTCATTGTGCCGCAGGAGCGCATGCCCCGGCGCGAGGCGTTGCTGGCACGTTTTGTGGGCGATGTGGCGGAAACCGTGCAGCTTGCCTGCGCCAATTCTGTTTTGTCTGACGTGCTCAAGGGCAATTTTTTCAATGTGTTCAAGCTGGTGGGAGCCATGGGATCGCTTTACGCCATGCTTGCCCCTTACGGCATCGGCTATTCGCTTTTTGCGCAGGATAAAATGTTTACGCGCGAATGCCTGCGCCGTTTTCTCCCAAGGGATGCCAGATCCGGCACGGCAGCGGACAGGGCCGCCATTGCCCATTTTACGGATACCTATCTTGAGGTGAACGGCGTTGCCAAAACCCTGCAATCCATGCTGCCACTGGCGCGGGAGCAGGGTAAGAAAATGGATATCCTGACCTGCGTTCGGCCAGAAAATGTGGAAGGCAGCCACCCCGGCGGCCTTGGCCCCATAAATTTCAGCCCCACGGGCAGTTTTTCCATTCCTGAGTATCCAGAACTGACGCTGCACTATCCGCCCGCGCTTAAAATTGTGCAGCATTGCTATGAGAACGGTTACACCCTGCTGCACTCCGCAACGCCCGGCCCCATGGGGCTTGCGGCCCTGCTGACGGCAAAAATGCTCAAGCTGCCCATCCATGCCACCTATCACACGGCATTTCCGCAGTATATTCTGGAGCTGACGGGCGACCCCTCGCTGGAAGAAGCCACATGGCGCTATGTGTACTGGTATTATAACCAGATGGATGTGGTTTTTGCGCCCTCGGCTGCCACCATGAAGGAACTGATCGCCCACGGTCTGCCCGAGGAAAAAATCCGCCTCTATCCCCGGGGGGTGGACGCATCGCGCTACACGCCCGCCTGGCGCAACAGCGGGCGGGAAAGCGCTCAGGGTACACGTTTTTTGTATGTGGGGCGACTTTCAAGAGAAAAAAGCGTCAGCCGTCTTGTGGATGCCTTCCGGCTGGTGCTGGGGCATATCCCCGGCGCGCAGCTGACCATTGTGGGCGACGGCCCGCAGGCCGGGGAACTTCAGGCGCAGGCTGCGGACATGCCCGTGACCTTTACGGGCTATCTGAGCGGTGCTGCGCTTGTGCAGGCCTATGAAGAAGCCGACATCTTTGTTTTCCCCTCAACCACAGATACCTATGGAAAGGTTGTGCTGGAGGCGCAGGCTGCGGGGCTGGCAGTGGTGGTGAGCGGGCAGGGCGGCCCCAGAGAGAACGTGGTGCCGGATAAAAGCGGCATAGTGGTGCGGCAGGAAACGGCAGAGGCCTATGCCTCGGCCATGGTGGCTCTGGCAAGCGATGAGGCCATGCTGTTTGCCATGAAGCGCGAGGCCCGCTGCTATGCAGAATCGCGCAGCTCGCAAAAGGCCTTTGCTGCCCAGTGGAAGCTCATTGAGACCCTGACGCCGCAAGCCTGCTGGTAG
- a CDS encoding HAD-IA family hydrolase, producing the protein MKQYIFFDLDGTVTDSKTGIIRSVQHALKYFDIARADDELLYFIGPPLKDSFGKLFGGDAAKADLAVQKYREYYSVTGIFENALYDGVADMLVDLRREGRVLSLATSKPEPFAQRILEHFGIASLFDHVAGAELTGPRNSKTSVLRHACGLCGVADMAQCLMVGDRKYDILGAHAVGMDGVGVLYGYGSRGELEEAGADKLCEDVPALRQLLLA; encoded by the coding sequence GTGAAGCAATATATTTTTTTTGATCTTGACGGCACGGTGACAGACTCCAAAACCGGCATCATCCGCTCTGTGCAGCATGCCCTGAAGTATTTTGATATTGCCCGCGCTGACGATGAACTGCTGTATTTTATCGGCCCCCCGCTGAAGGATTCGTTCGGCAAGCTGTTTGGGGGCGATGCGGCCAAGGCTGATCTGGCTGTGCAGAAATACCGTGAATATTATTCGGTCACGGGTATATTTGAAAATGCGCTTTATGACGGCGTGGCAGACATGCTGGTAGACCTGCGGCGCGAGGGCCGGGTGTTGTCGCTGGCTACATCCAAGCCGGAACCCTTTGCTCAGCGTATTCTGGAGCATTTTGGCATTGCCAGCCTGTTTGACCATGTGGCGGGAGCGGAGCTGACCGGCCCGCGCAACAGCAAAACGTCCGTGCTGCGGCATGCCTGCGGCCTTTGCGGTGTTGCGGATATGGCGCAATGCCTTATGGTGGGCGACCGGAAATATGACATTCTTGGCGCGCATGCTGTGGGTATGGACGGTGTGGGAGTACTCTACGGCTACGGTTCGCGCGGCGAGCTTGAAGAAGCCGGGGCGGACAAGTTGTGCGAAGACGTTCCAGCCCTGCGGCAGCTGCTCCTTGCGTGA